In Desulfovibrio oxyclinae DSM 11498, one genomic interval encodes:
- a CDS encoding integrase core domain-containing protein, whose product EPQGNGIAERFVRILKENLLWVRRFNTVEELRKALLKFKETYNRQWIIGRHGYKTPSQVRERQIVLTECAA is encoded by the coding sequence TGAGCCCCAAGGCAATGGCATCGCGGAACGATTCGTTCGCATCCTCAAGGAAAATCTGCTTTGGGTCAGGCGATTCAACACGGTCGAAGAGTTGAGGAAGGCCCTGCTGAAATTCAAGGAAACCTACAACCGGCAATGGATCATCGGCAGGCACGGCTACAAGACGCCGAGCCAGGTCCGCGAAAGGCAGATCGTGCTCACTGAGTGCGCGGCGTGA